A stretch of Pseudomonas sp. LS.1a DNA encodes these proteins:
- a CDS encoding DUF4398 domain-containing protein — translation MELTTKKTLTFKPSSTHVRGFKLAALALGSSLALAGCAGNPPTEQYAVTQSAVNSAVSAGGTEFAAVEMKAAQDKFKQAEIAMHDKKYDDARRLAEQAEWDARLAERKAQAAKAQKAVQDAREGVQDVREEGLRSAQ, via the coding sequence ATGGAACTGACCACCAAGAAGACCCTCACTTTCAAACCCTCATCCACTCATGTGCGCGGGTTCAAGCTGGCAGCACTGGCCTTGGGCAGTAGCCTGGCCCTGGCCGGCTGCGCGGGCAACCCGCCCACCGAGCAATATGCCGTCACCCAGTCCGCCGTGAACTCCGCCGTCAGCGCTGGCGGCACCGAATTCGCCGCCGTGGAAATGAAAGCGGCCCAGGACAAGTTCAAGCAGGCCGAGATCGCCATGCATGACAAGAAATACGACGACGCCAGGCGCCTGGCCGAACAGGCCGAATGGGACGCCCGCCTCGCCGAACGCAAGGCCCAGGCGGCCAAGGCCCAGAAGGCCGTGCAGGATGCCCGCGAGGGCGTTCAGGACGTACGTGAGGAAGGCCTGCGCAGCGCTCAATGA
- the ppc gene encoding phosphoenolpyruvate carboxylase: protein MTDIDVRLREDVHVLGELLGETIRQQHGEAFLQKIEDIRHSAKADRRGAGEQLSSTLADLAEEDLLPVARAFNQFLNLANMAEQYQLIRRRDADQPEPFEARVLPELLARLKQAGHGNDALARQLAKLDIQLVLTAHPTEVARRTLIQKYDAIAGQLAAQDHRDLTPGERQQVRERLRRLIAEAWHTEEIRRTRPTPVDEAKWGFAVIEHSLWHAIPSHLRKVDKALLEATGLRLPLEAAPIRFASWMGGDRDGNPNVTAAVTREVLLLARWMAADLFLRDIDALASELSMQQANDALRERVGDSAEPYRAVLKQLRDRLRATRAWAHSALTSNQPASAEVLVDNRDLIAPLELCYQSLHACGMGVIAEGPLLDCLRRAVTFGLFLGRLDVRQDAARHRDALSEITDYLGLGRYADWDEEQRIEFLQAELKNRRPLLPAHFRPQADTAEVLATCREIAAAPAASLGSYVISMAGAASDVLAVQLLLKEAGLTRPMRVVPLFETLADLDNAGPVMQRLLGLPGYRANLRGPQEVMIGYSDSAKDAGTTAAAWAQYRAQENLVRICAEHQVELLLFHGRGGTVGRGGGPAHAAILSQPPGSVAGRFRTTEQGEMIRFKFGLPGIAEQNLNLYLAAVLEATLLPPPPPQPAWRELMDQLAADGVKAYRGVVRENPDFVEYFRQSTPEQELGRLPLGSRPAKRRAGGIESLRAIPWIFGWTQTRLMLPAWLGWETALNNALARGQGELLAQMREQWPFFRTRIDMLEMVLAKADAQIAEAYDERLVQPHLLPLGAHLRDLLSQSCQVVLGLTGQPVLLAHSPETLEFISLRNTYLDPLHRLQAELLARSRSREAALDSPLEQALLVTVAGIAAGLRNTG, encoded by the coding sequence ATGACCGATATCGATGTGCGTTTGCGTGAAGATGTCCATGTGTTGGGTGAGTTGCTCGGCGAAACTATTCGCCAGCAGCATGGCGAGGCGTTCCTGCAGAAGATCGAAGACATCCGCCACAGTGCCAAGGCTGACCGTCGCGGCGCCGGCGAGCAACTGAGCTCGACCCTGGCGGACCTGGCCGAAGAAGACTTGCTACCTGTGGCCAGGGCCTTCAACCAGTTCCTCAACCTGGCCAACATGGCCGAGCAGTACCAGTTGATCCGCCGCCGCGACGCCGACCAGCCCGAGCCGTTCGAGGCCCGGGTGTTGCCCGAACTGCTGGCGCGCCTGAAGCAGGCCGGGCACGGCAATGATGCCCTGGCCCGGCAGCTGGCCAAGCTCGACATCCAGCTGGTGCTCACCGCGCACCCCACCGAGGTGGCCCGCCGTACCCTGATCCAGAAGTACGACGCCATCGCCGGCCAGCTGGCTGCCCAGGACCACCGCGACCTGACCCCGGGCGAACGCCAGCAGGTGCGCGAGCGCCTGCGCCGGCTGATCGCCGAGGCCTGGCACACCGAGGAAATCCGCCGCACCCGGCCTACGCCGGTGGATGAAGCCAAGTGGGGCTTCGCGGTGATCGAGCATTCGCTGTGGCATGCCATTCCCAGCCACTTGCGCAAGGTCGACAAGGCCCTGCTGGAGGCTACCGGCCTGCGCCTGCCGCTGGAAGCGGCGCCGATCCGCTTCGCCTCGTGGATGGGCGGTGACCGTGATGGCAACCCCAACGTGACCGCTGCGGTCACCCGCGAAGTCCTGCTGCTGGCGCGCTGGATGGCCGCCGACCTGTTCCTGCGCGACATCGATGCACTGGCTTCCGAGTTGTCCATGCAGCAGGCCAACGACGCCCTGCGCGAGCGTGTCGGCGACAGCGCCGAACCCTACCGCGCCGTGCTCAAGCAACTGCGTGACCGCCTGCGGGCGACGCGCGCCTGGGCGCATTCGGCGTTGACCAGCAACCAGCCGGCCAGCGCCGAGGTGCTGGTGGACAACCGTGACCTGATCGCGCCGCTGGAGCTGTGCTACCAGTCCCTGCACGCCTGCGGCATGGGTGTGATCGCCGAAGGCCCGTTGCTGGACTGCCTGCGCCGCGCGGTGACCTTCGGCCTGTTCCTGGGGCGCCTGGACGTGCGCCAGGACGCCGCCCGCCACCGTGATGCGCTGAGCGAGATTACCGACTACCTGGGCCTGGGGCGCTATGCCGACTGGGATGAAGAGCAGCGCATCGAGTTCCTCCAGGCCGAGCTGAAAAACCGCCGGCCACTGCTGCCCGCGCACTTCAGGCCGCAGGCCGATACCGCCGAGGTGCTGGCCACCTGCCGGGAAATTGCCGCCGCGCCGGCTGCCTCGCTGGGCTCTTACGTCATCTCCATGGCCGGTGCTGCCTCGGATGTGCTGGCGGTGCAGTTGCTGCTCAAGGAGGCTGGCCTGACGCGGCCCATGCGCGTGGTGCCACTATTCGAGACCCTGGCCGACCTCGACAACGCCGGCCCGGTGATGCAGCGCCTGCTCGGCCTGCCAGGCTACCGCGCCAACCTGCGTGGCCCGCAGGAAGTGATGATCGGCTACTCCGACTCGGCCAAGGATGCCGGTACCACGGCAGCGGCCTGGGCGCAGTACCGGGCCCAGGAAAACCTGGTGCGCATCTGCGCCGAGCACCAGGTCGAGCTGTTGCTGTTCCACGGCCGTGGCGGCACGGTAGGCCGCGGTGGAGGCCCGGCCCATGCCGCGATCCTGTCGCAGCCACCAGGTTCGGTGGCAGGGCGCTTCCGTACCACCGAGCAGGGCGAAATGATCCGCTTCAAGTTCGGCTTGCCGGGCATCGCCGAGCAGAACCTCAACCTGTACCTGGCCGCCGTGCTCGAAGCCACCTTGTTGCCACCGCCACCACCGCAGCCGGCCTGGCGCGAGTTGATGGACCAACTGGCCGCCGATGGCGTCAAGGCCTATCGCGGTGTGGTGCGGGAGAACCCCGATTTTGTCGAGTACTTCCGCCAGTCGACCCCGGAGCAGGAACTGGGGCGCCTGCCGCTGGGCAGCCGCCCGGCCAAGCGCCGCGCCGGTGGCATCGAAAGCCTGCGGGCCATTCCGTGGATCTTCGGCTGGACCCAGACCCGGCTGATGCTGCCAGCCTGGCTTGGCTGGGAAACGGCATTGAACAATGCCCTGGCCCGTGGCCAGGGTGAACTGCTGGCGCAGATGCGCGAGCAATGGCCGTTCTTCCGCACCCGCATCGACATGCTGGAGATGGTGCTGGCCAAGGCCGATGCGCAGATCGCCGAGGCCTACGACGAACGTCTAGTGCAACCGCATTTGTTGCCTTTGGGGGCGCACCTGCGCGACCTATTGTCGCAGTCGTGCCAGGTGGTACTGGGCCTTACCGGGCAGCCGGTGCTACTGGCGCACAGCCCCGAGACACTGGAATTCATCAGCCTGCGCAACACCTACCTGGACCCGTTGCACCGTCTGCAGGCCGAGCTGCTGGCCCGCTCGCGCAGCCGCGAAGCCGCTCTGGACAGCCCGTTGGAGCAGGCCTTGCTGGTCACTGTAGCGGGTATTGCAGCCGGCCTGCGCAACACCGGCTGA
- the adk gene encoding adenylate kinase, whose translation MRVILLGAPGAGKGTQAKFITEKFGIPQISTGDMLRAAVKAGTPLGLELKKVMDAGQLVSDELIISLVKERIAQPDCAKGCLFDGFPRTIPQAEAMVAAGVDIDAVVEIAVDDEEIVGRMAGRRVHLASGRTYHIQYNPPKVEGKDDETGEDLIQRDDDKEETVRHRLSVYHSQTKPLVDFYQKLSAANAGKPKYSHIEGVGSVEAITAKVLAALS comes from the coding sequence ATGCGCGTAATTCTGCTGGGAGCTCCCGGGGCCGGTAAAGGTACTCAGGCAAAGTTCATCACCGAAAAGTTCGGTATCCCCCAGATTTCCACCGGTGACATGCTGCGTGCCGCCGTCAAGGCCGGCACCCCGCTGGGCCTGGAACTGAAGAAAGTCATGGATGCCGGCCAGCTGGTCTCCGACGAGTTGATCATCAGCCTGGTCAAGGAGCGCATCGCCCAGCCTGATTGCGCCAAGGGCTGCCTGTTCGACGGCTTCCCACGCACCATCCCGCAAGCCGAAGCCATGGTCGCTGCCGGTGTCGACATCGACGCCGTGGTCGAAATTGCCGTGGACGACGAGGAAATCGTCGGGCGCATGGCTGGTCGCCGCGTGCACCTGGCCTCGGGCCGCACCTACCACATTCAGTACAACCCGCCGAAAGTGGAAGGCAAGGACGACGAGACGGGTGAAGACCTGATCCAGCGCGATGACGACAAGGAAGAAACCGTTCGCCATCGCCTGTCGGTCTACCACAGCCAGACCAAGCCGCTGGTGGACTTCTACCAGAAGCTGTCGGCCGCCAATGCCGGCAAGCCGAAGTACAGCCACATCGAAGGCGTCGGTTCGGTCGAAGCCATCACCGCCAAGGTCCTGGCAGCCCTGAGCTGA
- the tsaB gene encoding tRNA (adenosine(37)-N6)-threonylcarbamoyltransferase complex dimerization subunit type 1 TsaB, with the protein MTTLLALDTATEACSVALLHDGKVTSHYEVIPRMHAQKLLPMIKQLLADSGVALNALDAIAFGRGPGAFTGVRIAIGVVQGLAFALERPVLPVSNLAALAQGALREDGVQQVAAAIDARMDEVYWGCYQAAEGEMRLVGQEAVLPPEQVALPAGSSGEWFGAGTGWGYAERLAVQVAASNASALPNALDILSLARFAWARGEAIVAEQAQPVYLRDNVATPKKR; encoded by the coding sequence ATGACCACCCTGCTGGCCCTGGATACCGCTACCGAAGCCTGTTCCGTCGCACTGCTGCATGACGGCAAGGTAACCAGCCATTACGAGGTGATCCCGCGCATGCATGCCCAGAAGCTGCTGCCGATGATCAAGCAGTTGCTGGCCGACTCCGGCGTAGCGCTGAACGCGCTGGATGCCATCGCCTTTGGCCGTGGCCCGGGCGCGTTCACTGGCGTGCGCATTGCTATCGGCGTGGTCCAGGGCCTGGCCTTTGCCCTGGAGCGCCCGGTGTTGCCGGTGTCCAACCTGGCCGCACTGGCCCAGGGCGCCCTGCGCGAGGACGGCGTGCAGCAGGTGGCGGCCGCTATTGATGCGCGCATGGATGAAGTGTATTGGGGCTGCTACCAGGCCGCCGAAGGCGAAATGCGCCTGGTCGGCCAAGAGGCGGTGCTGCCGCCCGAGCAGGTGGCGCTGCCGGCGGGCAGCAGTGGCGAGTGGTTCGGTGCGGGTACCGGTTGGGGCTATGCCGAGCGCCTGGCGGTGCAGGTGGCGGCCAGCAATGCCAGCGCCTTGCCCAATGCCCTGGACATCCTCAGCCTGGCCAGGTTTGCCTGGGCACGTGGCGAGGCGATCGTTGCCGAGCAGGCGCAACCGGTCTACCTGCGCGATAATGTAGCGACACCCAAGAAGCGTTGA
- a CDS encoding DUF72 domain-containing protein — translation MSSSPLPYFLGCPSWSENAWRDYLYPADANSSEMLGYYSQVFNAVEGNTTFYARPAPGTIARWAQIMPEHFRFTAKFPRDISHEGDLRDQLEPAFDFTRLMAPLGQRVAPYWLQLSAQFGPARLGELCHFLDEIGVPVAVEVRNQAFFAKGEEERLLNRLLHERGVERICLDPRALFSCTSRDPAVLHAQAKKPKVPPRPAAFSQQPQVRFIGHPQLEANEAFLTPWVDKVATWIEEGRRPYIFLHTSDNRLAAALAQRFHQRLMQRLPGLAALPELPRTPEVEQLGLL, via the coding sequence ATGAGTTCATCGCCACTGCCTTATTTTCTCGGTTGCCCGTCCTGGAGCGAAAACGCCTGGCGCGACTACCTGTATCCCGCCGACGCCAACAGCAGTGAGATGCTTGGCTACTACAGCCAGGTATTCAACGCCGTCGAGGGCAATACCACCTTCTACGCCCGTCCCGCACCCGGCACCATTGCGCGCTGGGCGCAGATCATGCCCGAACACTTCCGCTTCACTGCCAAGTTCCCCAGGGACATCAGCCATGAAGGCGACCTGCGCGATCAGCTCGAACCGGCCTTTGACTTCACCCGCCTGATGGCCCCGCTGGGCCAGCGTGTAGCACCTTACTGGCTGCAGTTGTCGGCCCAGTTCGGCCCCGCACGGCTGGGCGAGCTTTGCCACTTCCTTGACGAGATCGGAGTGCCGGTGGCTGTGGAGGTGCGCAACCAGGCCTTCTTCGCCAAGGGTGAAGAAGAGCGCTTGCTCAACCGCCTGCTGCATGAGCGCGGTGTGGAGCGTATCTGCCTCGACCCGCGCGCCTTGTTCAGCTGCACCTCTCGTGACCCCGCCGTGCTGCATGCGCAGGCGAAGAAGCCCAAGGTACCGCCACGCCCGGCAGCCTTCAGCCAGCAGCCGCAGGTACGCTTCATCGGCCATCCGCAGCTGGAGGCCAACGAGGCCTTCCTTACCCCCTGGGTAGACAAGGTTGCCACCTGGATCGAGGAAGGCCGCCGCCCCTACATATTCCTGCACACCTCGGACAACCGCCTGGCCGCGGCGCTGGCCCAGCGCTTTCACCAACGCCTGATGCAGCGCCTGCCGGGCCTTGCCGCGCTGCCGGAATTGCCGCGCACCCCCGAGGTCGAACAACTAGGGCTACTCTGA
- a CDS encoding isocitrate lyase/PEP mutase family protein codes for MDVQTLRAEAFKALHERDSAFVIPNPWDAGSAKLLASLGFEALATTSAGLAFSLGRPDAEGALSLDDTLDNAGEIVDATPLPVAADLENGFGDQPEDCAQTILRAAEVGLVGGSIEDASGRSDAPIHDFELAVERVRAAVQAARSLPFPFTLCARAENLLHGRMDLDDTILRLQAYAEAGADVLYAPGLRTVEEIRAVVQAVAPRPVNVLMGMAGVPLSVNQLQDLGVRRISVGSSLARAALGAFHRAALEIRDEGTFGYGEQALPFAQLNELFRR; via the coding sequence ATGGATGTGCAAACCCTGCGAGCCGAAGCCTTCAAGGCCCTGCACGAGCGCGACAGCGCCTTCGTCATCCCCAACCCATGGGATGCCGGTTCGGCCAAGCTACTGGCCAGCCTGGGCTTCGAGGCGCTGGCCACTACCAGTGCAGGCCTGGCTTTCAGCCTGGGTCGGCCGGACGCCGAAGGGGCCTTGAGCCTGGACGATACCTTGGACAACGCCGGTGAGATTGTCGATGCCACCCCCTTGCCGGTGGCTGCTGACCTGGAGAACGGCTTTGGCGACCAGCCCGAAGATTGCGCCCAGACCATTCTGCGGGCAGCAGAAGTCGGCTTGGTGGGTGGCTCTATCGAGGATGCCAGTGGCCGCAGCGATGCACCGATCCATGACTTCGAGCTGGCAGTAGAGCGTGTGCGCGCAGCCGTGCAGGCGGCGCGCAGCCTGCCGTTCCCGTTCACCCTGTGCGCCCGGGCAGAAAACCTGCTGCACGGGCGCATGGATCTGGACGACACGATCTTGCGTTTGCAGGCCTATGCCGAGGCCGGTGCCGACGTGCTCTACGCGCCCGGGCTGCGTACTGTCGAGGAAATCCGCGCGGTAGTGCAGGCCGTCGCGCCACGGCCGGTGAATGTGCTGATGGGCATGGCGGGCGTGCCACTGAGCGTCAACCAGTTGCAGGACCTGGGTGTACGCCGTATCAGCGTCGGCTCATCGCTGGCCCGTGCCGCGTTGGGGGCCTTCCACCGGGCCGCGCTGGAAATTCGTGATGAGGGCACGTTCGGCTACGGGGAACAGGCACTACCGTTCGCCCAGCTCAACGAGCTGTTCCGCCGCTGA
- a CDS encoding class I SAM-dependent methyltransferase gives MEEQGTGIRVEALSAEFEAQAAAWAERLELPLRDDAAGFAVQVGVDGLQIQQLGPQAPGPVRVDFVEGQAAHRRQFGGGNGQMIAKAVGISQGVRPQVLDATAGLGKDAFVLASLGCHMTLIERQPLIAALLEDGLARARADEEVGPIVGRMRLLTGNAIERMRAWEGEAPQVIYLDPMFPHRDKSALVKKEMRVFRPLVGDDLDAPALLEAALALATHRVVVKRPRKAPIIDGPKPSHSLEGKSSRYDIYPKKALKA, from the coding sequence ATGGAAGAGCAGGGCACAGGTATCCGGGTCGAGGCGCTGTCGGCTGAATTCGAGGCGCAAGCCGCTGCGTGGGCCGAGCGTCTTGAGCTGCCGCTGCGGGACGATGCCGCCGGGTTTGCCGTGCAGGTGGGCGTCGATGGCTTGCAGATCCAGCAGTTGGGCCCGCAGGCCCCGGGGCCGGTGCGGGTGGACTTCGTCGAAGGCCAGGCCGCGCACCGGCGCCAGTTTGGCGGTGGCAACGGGCAGATGATCGCCAAGGCCGTGGGTATTTCCCAAGGTGTACGGCCGCAGGTGCTGGATGCCACTGCCGGGCTGGGCAAGGATGCGTTCGTACTGGCCAGCCTGGGCTGCCATATGACCCTGATCGAGCGCCAGCCGTTGATTGCCGCGCTGCTGGAGGATGGCCTGGCGCGGGCCCGTGCGGATGAAGAGGTGGGGCCGATCGTGGGGCGCATGCGCCTGCTGACCGGCAACGCCATCGAGCGCATGCGAGCCTGGGAAGGCGAGGCACCCCAGGTGATCTACCTCGATCCGATGTTCCCGCATCGGGACAAGAGTGCGCTGGTGAAGAAAGAAATGCGTGTGTTCCGGCCTTTGGTGGGCGACGACCTGGATGCCCCGGCCTTGCTCGAAGCTGCCCTGGCGCTGGCGACCCACCGAGTGGTGGTGAAGCGGCCGCGCAAGGCCCCGATCATCGACGGGCCGAAGCCGAGCCATAGCCTGGAGGGCAAGTCGAGCCGGTATGACATTTACCCGAAGAAGGCGCTGAAGGCCTGA
- a CDS encoding TetR/AcrR family transcriptional regulator — MQTTMSNDAPIGPGRPKDLAKREAILEAAKALFLSLGYANTSMDAVAAAAGVSKLTVYSHFTDKQTLFGSAVMATCQIQLPDLLFEYPDGVPVEEVLLTIARGFQALISSDEAVKLSRLIMAQGSLDPSFGEYFYEAGPKRVLAGMEALLRGAHERGLLRIDNPLRAAEHFFCLVKGAPDYRLLLGCAGPLEGDEAEAHVREVVGVFMRAFQP, encoded by the coding sequence ATGCAGACCACAATGTCCAACGACGCACCCATCGGCCCGGGCCGGCCCAAGGACCTGGCCAAACGAGAGGCGATTCTCGAAGCAGCCAAGGCCCTGTTCCTCAGTCTTGGCTACGCCAACACCAGCATGGATGCGGTCGCTGCGGCGGCAGGTGTTTCAAAGCTCACCGTCTACAGCCACTTCACCGACAAGCAGACACTGTTCGGCTCAGCGGTCATGGCAACCTGCCAGATCCAGTTGCCCGACCTGCTTTTCGAGTACCCCGATGGGGTGCCAGTGGAAGAGGTGCTGCTGACCATTGCCCGTGGCTTCCAGGCGCTGATCAGCAGCGATGAAGCGGTCAAGCTCAGCCGCCTGATCATGGCCCAGGGCAGCCTCGACCCGAGTTTTGGCGAGTACTTCTACGAAGCCGGGCCCAAGCGAGTGCTGGCGGGGATGGAAGCATTGCTGCGCGGGGCGCATGAGCGCGGGCTGCTGCGCATCGACAACCCGCTGCGTGCGGCGGAACACTTCTTCTGCCTGGTCAAGGGCGCACCGGATTACCGGTTGCTGCTGGGGTGCGCGGGGCCGCTGGAGGGGGATGAGGCCGAGGCGCATGTGCGCGAGGTGGTCGGGGTATTCATGCGGGCATTCCAGCCCTGA
- a CDS encoding efflux RND transporter periplasmic adaptor subunit has protein sequence MLRHALSIALSAAAVLFLAACGQEAAPPAAPRPALVVQPQPAEAAADSYPGEVRARFEPELAFRIGGKVSKRLVEEGQRVKADQPLAELDPQDVRLQLEANRAQLAAAEANLSLVRAERDRYQKLLERQMVSHSQYDNAENLYRAGLARLKQAKAEFDVAGNQAEYAVLRAPQAGVIAKRQVEVGQVVAAGQTVFTLAADGEREVVIGLPEQQFARFAVGQPVSVELWSHPQERFQGRIRELSPAADPRSRTFAARIAFTSAAAPAELGQSARVFIAHEGLIPLAVPLSAVTAENGQAYVWRVNKDSRLERAVVRLGAYGADSVPVLEGLAPGDWVVAAGGHVLREGQEVRPVDRTNRVVNLTAKE, from the coding sequence ATGTTGCGCCATGCCTTGTCCATCGCTCTGTCCGCTGCTGCCGTGCTGTTCCTGGCGGCGTGCGGCCAGGAAGCCGCCCCACCTGCTGCGCCGCGCCCGGCGTTGGTGGTGCAGCCGCAGCCGGCTGAAGCCGCTGCCGACAGTTACCCCGGCGAAGTGCGTGCGCGCTTCGAGCCGGAACTGGCCTTCCGCATAGGCGGCAAGGTCAGCAAGCGGCTGGTCGAGGAAGGGCAGCGGGTCAAGGCCGACCAGCCGCTGGCCGAGCTGGACCCGCAGGACGTGCGCCTGCAGCTGGAAGCCAACCGTGCCCAGCTGGCGGCCGCCGAGGCCAACCTGTCGCTGGTGCGCGCCGAGCGCGATCGCTACCAGAAGCTGCTGGAACGGCAGATGGTCAGCCATTCCCAGTACGACAATGCCGAAAACCTCTACCGCGCCGGCCTGGCCCGGCTGAAACAGGCCAAGGCCGAGTTCGACGTGGCTGGCAACCAGGCCGAATACGCTGTGCTGCGCGCACCGCAGGCCGGGGTGATCGCCAAGCGCCAGGTCGAAGTGGGCCAGGTGGTCGCAGCCGGGCAGACCGTGTTCACCCTGGCCGCCGATGGCGAGCGGGAAGTGGTCATCGGTTTGCCGGAGCAGCAGTTCGCCCGCTTCGCCGTGGGCCAGCCGGTGAGCGTGGAGCTGTGGTCGCACCCGCAAGAGCGCTTCCAGGGGCGTATCCGCGAGCTGTCACCGGCCGCCGATCCGCGTTCGCGCACCTTCGCTGCGCGTATCGCCTTTACCTCGGCCGCCGCGCCGGCGGAGCTGGGCCAGAGCGCCCGGGTGTTCATCGCCCATGAAGGGCTGATCCCGCTGGCGGTGCCCCTGTCGGCAGTCACTGCGGAAAACGGCCAGGCCTACGTCTGGCGGGTCAACAAGGACAGCCGTCTGGAGCGGGCAGTGGTACGCCTGGGGGCCTATGGCGCCGACAGCGTACCGGTGCTCGAAGGCCTTGCCCCGGGCGACTGGGTGGTCGCCGCTGGCGGCCATGTACTGCGCGAGGGCCAGGAGGTACGCCCCGTGGACCGCACCAACCGCGTAGTGAACCTGACGGCCAAGGAGTAA